The Phycisphaeraceae bacterium genome has a window encoding:
- the flhB gene encoding flagellar biosynthesis protein FlhB — protein sequence MAEDLGERTEEATPKRLQDAREEGRVPKSADAAAAALLLVVVLMLFVAMTPVLGELRLYLERALGVSSGLDLIRVEAIGDAPREALVAFVRIGLPLLFIAWLAAYGAHFWQVGWLFTSKALAPKLEKINPINGFKRIFGLQALVKATLDSAKVAAVLLVAVLSIMGMSHDMLLLPNLSMIHALAVVGWMMFDLALRILAVLAVLGLIDFIWQRWKHRRDLRMTKTEVKEEMKHTDGDPETKKRRQRLQQQIAMQRLRTSVPRADVIVTNPEHISIAIQYDEKTMRAPRVVAKGQDYVALRIRQIAMQHGIPIVERKPLARALYRGVEVGQEIPPEFYQAVAEILAYVFRLANRKPAATPA from the coding sequence GTGGCTGAGGATCTGGGCGAGCGTACCGAGGAAGCCACGCCGAAACGCCTGCAGGACGCGCGCGAGGAAGGCCGCGTGCCCAAGAGCGCGGACGCCGCCGCCGCCGCCCTGCTGCTGGTGGTGGTGCTGATGCTCTTCGTGGCCATGACGCCGGTGCTGGGCGAGCTGCGTCTGTACCTGGAGCGGGCCCTGGGGGTTTCATCCGGGCTGGACCTGATCCGCGTCGAGGCGATCGGCGACGCCCCGCGTGAGGCGCTGGTCGCCTTCGTCCGCATCGGGCTCCCGCTGCTGTTCATCGCCTGGCTGGCGGCGTACGGGGCGCACTTCTGGCAGGTGGGGTGGCTCTTCACCAGCAAGGCGCTGGCCCCGAAACTGGAGAAGATCAACCCCATCAACGGGTTCAAGCGCATCTTCGGGCTGCAGGCGCTGGTGAAGGCGACGCTGGACAGCGCCAAGGTGGCCGCGGTGCTGCTGGTGGCGGTGCTCAGCATCATGGGCATGTCGCACGACATGCTGCTGCTCCCCAACCTGTCCATGATCCACGCGCTGGCGGTCGTGGGGTGGATGATGTTCGACCTGGCGCTGCGGATTCTCGCGGTGCTGGCGGTGCTGGGGCTGATCGACTTCATCTGGCAGCGCTGGAAACACCGGCGCGACCTGCGCATGACAAAAACCGAAGTGAAGGAGGAGATGAAGCACACCGACGGCGACCCGGAGACCAAGAAACGGCGCCAGCGGCTGCAGCAGCAGATCGCCATGCAGCGGCTGCGGACCTCGGTTCCCCGCGCGGATGTGATCGTCACCAACCCGGAGCACATCTCGATCGCCATTCAGTACGACGAGAAGACCATGCGGGCGCCGCGGGTGGTGGCCAAGGGGCAGGACTACGTCGCCCTGCGGATCCGGCAGATCGCCATGCAGCACGGCATCCCCATCGTGGAGCGCAAGCCGCTGGCCCGCGCCCTGTATCGAGGCGTGGAGGTGGGGCAGGAGATCCCACCCGAGTTCTACCAGGCCGTGGCGGAGATTCTGGCCTACGTGTTCCGACTCGCCAACCGCAAGCCCGCCGCGACGCCCGCGTGA
- a CDS encoding HNH endonuclease: MDRKPGSKQRILNFFLSNLGKVAESRDIQAASGGAVEWARRVRELRNEDGYLILSHKDRADLKPNQYLMETAKRVPAFKRGISKQNRAFVLERNGYTCQMCGAAAGDPDPLNPTRTIRLTMGHIKDKSKGGDDSPGNLRAVCSNCNEGLQNTALPKPDRVHLLSQIRRAAIDDQRVVLKWLQEKLGGKDGCSRGRSRTSPTRRTTSARPTA, translated from the coding sequence ATGGATCGAAAGCCCGGGTCCAAGCAACGAATCCTCAATTTCTTCCTCAGTAACCTGGGGAAAGTCGCCGAATCGCGCGACATTCAAGCGGCCTCGGGCGGTGCCGTGGAATGGGCTCGCCGCGTCCGTGAACTGCGAAACGAGGACGGATACCTGATCCTCTCCCACAAGGACCGCGCCGACCTCAAGCCCAATCAGTATCTCATGGAGACCGCGAAGCGCGTCCCGGCCTTCAAGCGCGGTATCTCGAAGCAGAATCGAGCGTTCGTTCTCGAGCGGAATGGATACACCTGCCAGATGTGCGGCGCCGCGGCGGGCGACCCCGATCCACTGAATCCGACCAGAACGATCCGGCTGACGATGGGACACATCAAGGATAAGTCCAAGGGCGGCGACGACTCACCAGGCAATCTCCGCGCCGTCTGCAGCAACTGCAACGAGGGGCTGCAGAACACGGCGCTTCCCAAACCCGATCGAGTGCATCTGCTCAGCCAGATCAGGCGCGCCGCCATCGACGATCAACGGGTCGTCCTGAAGTGGCTCCAGGAGAAGCTCGGCGGCAAGGACGGCTGTTCACGCGGGCGATCGAGAACATCCCCAACCCGCAGGACCACATCCGCCAGACCAACGGCCTGA
- a CDS encoding RNA-binding protein, producing MSSGRAFRPGFCFAWACHVVSDRRRLPAGSASHMVRIYVGNLSYNTTEQALQEAFAAYGEVSEVTIPTDRMTGRSRGFGFVQMANDEQGRAAIEALNGKELDGRTLTVNEARERVEKPRYGGGGGGGGRGGYGGGGGGGYGGGGGYGDRGDRGGRGGGRGDRGDRGDRGGRSW from the coding sequence ATGTCATCCGGTCGAGCGTTTCGACCGGGGTTCTGTTTTGCCTGGGCCTGCCACGTCGTGTCTGACCGCCGCCGGCTCCCGGCAGGGAGTGCATCGCACATGGTTCGCATCTACGTCGGAAACCTGAGCTACAACACCACCGAGCAAGCGCTGCAGGAGGCGTTCGCCGCCTACGGCGAGGTGTCGGAGGTCACCATCCCCACGGATCGCATGACCGGCAGGTCGCGCGGCTTCGGCTTCGTGCAGATGGCCAACGACGAGCAGGGACGCGCCGCCATCGAGGCCCTCAACGGCAAGGAACTCGATGGCCGCACGCTGACCGTCAACGAAGCGCGCGAACGCGTCGAAAAGCCGCGCTACGGAGGCGGTGGAGGAGGCGGGGGTCGTGGCGGCTATGGCGGGGGTGGAGGCGGGGGCTACGGCGGCGGGGGCGGCTACGGAGACCGTGGCGATCGAGGCGGACGCGGGGGCGGACGAGGAGACCGCGGCGATCGTGGAGACCGCGGCGGTCGATCCTGGTAG
- a CDS encoding flagellar biosynthetic protein FliR — translation MPIIDTISAHLAPAMLVIFRIGGLAVFAPLLASSVVPVRIRVLLTIVLGLAAYPLLSTRAGFADGVVLDLWTLAPLALAEIALGALVGYLASIPLVTAQTAGLVMGQQMGLGFARLFNPAMDDEADVVGQALFLLAIGGFLAVGGHEQMLLCLMHSFEHVPLGAYATDIGVLELIAGVLIASLEMALRIAAPLLAMIFLETIAMGFLAKTVPQLNILSLGFPVRIMAGLFIIASGLLIIDAVLIDGVNDAFAQILSWLHETGVSRG, via the coding sequence GTGCCGATCATCGACACCATCTCGGCCCATCTGGCCCCGGCGATGCTGGTGATCTTCCGCATCGGCGGGCTGGCGGTGTTCGCACCGCTGCTGGCGTCGAGCGTGGTGCCGGTGCGCATCCGGGTGCTGCTGACGATCGTACTGGGCCTGGCGGCCTACCCGCTGCTGAGCACGCGTGCGGGTTTCGCGGACGGCGTGGTCCTCGACCTGTGGACGCTCGCGCCGCTCGCCCTGGCCGAGATCGCCCTGGGCGCGCTGGTGGGCTACCTGGCCAGCATTCCGCTTGTGACCGCGCAGACCGCCGGACTGGTGATGGGCCAGCAGATGGGGCTGGGCTTCGCGCGGCTGTTCAACCCGGCCATGGATGATGAGGCGGACGTGGTGGGACAGGCGCTCTTTCTGCTGGCCATCGGCGGGTTCCTTGCCGTGGGTGGGCATGAACAGATGCTGCTGTGCCTGATGCACAGCTTCGAGCACGTGCCCCTGGGCGCGTACGCCACCGACATCGGCGTGCTGGAACTCATTGCCGGGGTGCTGATCGCCTCGCTGGAGATGGCGCTGCGCATCGCGGCGCCGCTGCTGGCGATGATCTTCCTCGAGACGATCGCGATGGGATTCCTCGCCAAGACCGTGCCGCAGCTCAACATCCTGTCGCTGGGCTTCCCGGTGCGCATCATGGCGGGCCTGTTCATCATCGCGTCGGGGCTGCTGATCATCGACGCGGTGCTCATCGACGGCGTGAATGATGCGTTCGCGCAGATCCTGTCGTGGCTCCATGAAACGGGGGTGAGCCGTGGCTGA
- the fliP gene encoding flagellar type III secretion system pore protein FliP (The bacterial flagellar biogenesis protein FliP forms a type III secretion system (T3SS)-type pore required for flagellar assembly.), producing the protein MTARAIILLMMIVAAAPTLGQSAAVDELNPISLVEEASQSVPGFEGGFSGAVQVLILLTVLALAPAILILCTCFTRMVITLGLLRQALGTQGLPPSQVIVGLSVFLTLLVMAPTFNRMYVEGVGPYISGAQPDQGIAWERSKQPLRDFMFDQIDASGNWSSVYMILNYRGVDTSDPASLTRADVDMLTLVPAFVLSELKVAFLIGFRIYLPFLVIDMVIASLLISMGMLMLPPVLISLPFKLLLFVLVDGWQLVVGTLLTSVVQPDTATTAMSAAGVLAGGGGP; encoded by the coding sequence ATGACGGCCCGCGCGATCATTCTGTTGATGATGATCGTCGCCGCCGCGCCGACACTTGGGCAGAGCGCGGCGGTGGACGAGTTGAATCCCATCTCGCTGGTCGAGGAGGCGTCGCAGTCGGTTCCAGGGTTCGAGGGCGGCTTCTCCGGCGCGGTGCAGGTGCTCATTCTGCTCACCGTCCTGGCGCTGGCCCCGGCGATTCTCATCCTCTGCACGTGCTTCACGCGCATGGTCATCACGCTGGGGCTGCTGCGGCAGGCCCTCGGCACACAGGGGCTTCCGCCCAGCCAGGTGATCGTGGGGCTGAGCGTGTTCCTGACGCTGCTGGTGATGGCGCCGACGTTCAACCGCATGTATGTCGAGGGAGTCGGGCCGTACATCAGCGGGGCGCAGCCCGACCAGGGCATCGCGTGGGAGCGGTCGAAGCAGCCGCTGCGCGATTTCATGTTCGATCAGATCGATGCCAGCGGCAACTGGTCGTCGGTGTACATGATCCTCAACTACCGTGGGGTGGACACGTCGGACCCGGCGTCTCTCACGCGGGCGGACGTGGACATGCTCACGCTGGTGCCGGCCTTCGTGCTCAGCGAACTGAAGGTGGCCTTCCTGATCGGGTTCCGCATCTACCTGCCGTTCCTGGTGATCGACATGGTGATCGCGTCGCTGCTCATTTCGATGGGCATGCTGATGCTGCCGCCGGTGCTGATCTCGCTGCCCTTCAAACTGCTCCTCTTCGTGCTGGTGGACGGCTGGCAGCTCGTCGTGGGCACGCTGCTGACGAGCGTGGTGCAGCCGGACACGGCGACGACGGCCATGAGCGCGGCGGGCGTGCTCGCAGGTGGAGGCGGCCCCTGA
- a CDS encoding DUF1573 domain-containing protein: MNRNAIIVVALLGAACLGAAVIAAMAQSRSPAAFEGLLRHDFGLVPIQPGETVYRNHQFVLRNASGRALTIARVFTTCGCAVAEPDERLIPDGGELRIDATLAFTHSGRLAEPVQVDLGKDGVLTLVLEGTGRLARSMQIVPNSLTVVAGGSSSVELFFLDFESEAAPPDLAMDLPEGVNGTRSPWELIHPSKPSDGVPARWRTTVQFSAKPSVTPRRTSAAFTLPGGVSSRVPLLIAAPETGG, translated from the coding sequence ATGAATCGGAACGCGATCATCGTGGTGGCGTTATTGGGCGCGGCGTGCCTTGGCGCAGCCGTCATTGCGGCCATGGCGCAGTCCCGCTCACCCGCCGCGTTCGAGGGGCTGCTGCGCCACGACTTCGGGTTGGTTCCCATCCAGCCCGGCGAAACGGTGTATCGGAATCACCAGTTCGTGCTGCGAAACGCGTCGGGGCGCGCCCTGACAATCGCGCGAGTGTTCACCACCTGTGGATGCGCCGTCGCGGAGCCGGACGAGCGGCTCATACCCGACGGTGGCGAACTGCGGATCGACGCGACGCTGGCCTTCACCCATTCCGGGAGACTTGCGGAACCGGTGCAGGTGGACCTCGGGAAGGATGGGGTGCTCACACTCGTCCTGGAGGGCACGGGCCGCCTGGCGCGGAGCATGCAGATCGTGCCGAATTCGTTGACTGTCGTCGCGGGCGGCTCGTCGAGCGTTGAGTTGTTTTTCCTCGATTTCGAGTCTGAGGCGGCCCCTCCCGATCTCGCAATGGATTTGCCTGAGGGTGTCAACGGGACACGCAGCCCGTGGGAGTTGATTCACCCATCCAAGCCATCTGATGGCGTCCCGGCGAGATGGCGCACGACGGTTCAGTTCTCAGCCAAGCCGTCGGTGACACCCCGCCGAACGTCGGCAGCATTCACCCTGCCTGGAGGCGTATCGAGCCGTGTGCCGCTTCTCATCGCGGCGCCTGAAACTGGCGGCTGA
- a CDS encoding DNRLRE domain-containing protein, with protein MQNQGFMTSAIAAALLAGQAPADTVHIGAMRDNTLFFHAEGAISNGAGQHFFAGVNSQNNLRRGLLAFDIVGAVPAGATITGVSLTLHLSSANPAPRMMTLHRILTAWGEGASDAPGEEGNGAPAQPGDATWRHTFHDTQFWTTPGGDFDAAASGGLLVGDVGFYTWSSVLGNPGMVVDVQQWLDNPALNHGWLLRGDESTTSTAKRFDTREHPTTEFRPVLTVEYTIPAPATGVLLLAGLVAPRRRRSVA; from the coding sequence GTGCAGAACCAGGGCTTCATGACGTCAGCCATCGCAGCCGCACTGCTCGCGGGACAGGCGCCGGCTGACACGGTCCACATCGGCGCCATGCGCGACAACACGCTGTTCTTCCACGCGGAAGGCGCCATCAGCAACGGAGCCGGGCAGCACTTCTTCGCGGGCGTCAACTCGCAGAACAACCTCCGGCGCGGGTTGCTCGCGTTCGACATCGTCGGGGCCGTGCCCGCTGGAGCGACGATCACAGGCGTCTCGCTCACCCTGCATCTCTCCAGCGCCAACCCGGCTCCACGGATGATGACGCTGCATCGCATACTGACCGCGTGGGGCGAGGGCGCCAGCGACGCCCCGGGCGAGGAGGGCAACGGCGCCCCGGCCCAGCCGGGCGACGCCACGTGGCGACATACCTTTCACGACACGCAGTTCTGGACCACGCCTGGTGGTGACTTCGACGCGGCCGCCAGTGGTGGATTGCTGGTTGGCGACGTGGGGTTCTACACGTGGTCATCCGTCCTCGGCAATCCGGGCATGGTGGTCGATGTGCAGCAATGGCTCGACAACCCCGCGCTCAATCACGGCTGGCTGCTGCGAGGTGACGAATCCACCACATCCACCGCGAAGCGATTCGACACGCGCGAGCATCCGACCACCGAGTTCCGCCCCGTGCTGACCGTGGAGTACACGATTCCCGCGCCCGCCACAGGCGTGCTGCTGCTGGCGGGACTCGTTGCACCGCGACGCAGGCGCAGCGTGGCCTGA
- a CDS encoding flagellar biosynthetic protein FliO, which produces MDGPRNLLQLALVLGSLGAAWSASASADSRAWLLNTAAERDSASPRDDAGTEPDGSEERSPSPAGTLSANGPVRLDGGRSAWAPPEEPHEATTATTPANGEQAGSDRPSRDDRLTGSSTVAETSSGEGVATPSSNELKPLGRDAGPLRLGTKSSDSGSATESNGLLPAGLSEVLRVGGALAVVVGLLLLFAMLTRRLSGTLRAGRPAGVLEVLARYPVGRGQHLMLLKLDRRVLLVHQSGSNMATLADLREPGEVASLLSRIEAANRESMGGRFQLLLERAGGRFGDGATAGGAAARDGEVETIDLTRSTSARRRLLP; this is translated from the coding sequence ATGGACGGCCCACGGAACCTGCTTCAGCTTGCGCTCGTACTGGGATCGCTCGGCGCGGCGTGGTCCGCATCCGCGTCGGCGGATTCACGTGCCTGGCTCCTCAACACCGCGGCTGAGCGAGACAGTGCGTCCCCGCGTGATGATGCCGGCACCGAGCCCGATGGTTCGGAGGAACGGTCGCCATCCCCGGCCGGCACGCTCAGCGCCAACGGTCCGGTGCGGCTGGACGGCGGGCGCAGCGCGTGGGCGCCGCCGGAAGAGCCGCACGAGGCGACAACGGCCACGACGCCCGCGAATGGTGAGCAGGCCGGGTCGGACAGGCCGTCGCGGGATGACCGATTGACGGGCTCCAGCACAGTCGCCGAGACGTCATCGGGTGAAGGGGTGGCGACGCCGTCGTCCAATGAACTCAAGCCGCTGGGGCGCGACGCGGGACCGCTGCGACTGGGAACGAAGTCGTCCGACAGCGGCAGCGCAACGGAGTCGAACGGGCTGCTGCCCGCCGGGCTGAGCGAGGTGCTGCGCGTCGGCGGCGCGCTGGCGGTGGTCGTCGGCCTGCTGCTGCTCTTCGCCATGCTGACGCGGCGGCTGAGCGGCACACTGCGGGCGGGGCGTCCCGCGGGCGTGCTGGAAGTGCTGGCCCGCTACCCCGTCGGGCGCGGCCAGCACCTGATGCTGCTGAAACTCGACCGCCGCGTGCTGCTGGTGCATCAGAGCGGCTCGAACATGGCGACGCTGGCCGACCTGCGCGAGCCGGGCGAGGTGGCCTCGCTGCTGTCGCGCATCGAGGCGGCCAACCGCGAGTCGATGGGTGGTCGGTTCCAGTTGCTGCTTGAGCGCGCGGGCGGACGTTTCGGCGATGGCGCGACGGCAGGCGGCGCCGCGGCACGCGACGGCGAGGTCGAGACGATCGACCTGACGCGCAGCACCTCGGCGCGGAGGCGACTGCTCCCATGA
- a CDS encoding IS1595 family transposase, with amino-acid sequence MKNENHTHKSEPRTLLEAVRHFSDPDTCHAYMVGIKWPDGKVTCPDCGGDHVGEIKSRRMFQCKAKGCRKQFSVKVGTIFEDSPLGPDKWLVAVWCIVCAKNGISSCELARTIGVTQKSAWHMLHRIRLAMQTPTYRRISGKVETDETHVGGLVKFKHKADRDRIKAKFGPEGKNKTIVQGVLERGGEVRAQVVKNNQSRHIQPGIRANVEPGSILYSDIGSWYRGLEAEYVLQQVNHAIEYVNGEIHTNSLENFWSLLKRSLRGTYVAVAPWQLNRYLDEFCRRFNLRKLTDAQRFHAVMRYVVGRRLTYATLTGKTC; translated from the coding sequence ATGAAGAACGAGAATCACACCCACAAGTCGGAACCCCGGACGCTGCTAGAGGCGGTCCGCCACTTCTCCGACCCCGATACCTGCCATGCCTACATGGTCGGGATCAAGTGGCCGGACGGCAAGGTGACTTGCCCGGACTGCGGGGGCGATCATGTCGGCGAGATCAAGTCCCGCCGGATGTTCCAGTGCAAGGCCAAGGGATGCCGCAAGCAGTTCTCCGTCAAGGTCGGGACGATCTTCGAGGATTCACCGCTCGGACCGGACAAGTGGCTGGTGGCCGTGTGGTGCATCGTGTGCGCGAAGAACGGGATAAGCAGTTGCGAACTGGCCCGGACGATCGGCGTCACCCAGAAGTCCGCCTGGCACATGCTCCATCGGATTCGGCTGGCCATGCAGACCCCGACCTACCGCCGGATCAGCGGCAAGGTCGAGACTGACGAAACCCACGTCGGCGGGCTGGTGAAGTTCAAGCACAAGGCCGACCGGGACCGGATCAAGGCCAAGTTCGGGCCGGAAGGGAAGAACAAGACCATCGTTCAAGGCGTGCTAGAGCGCGGCGGCGAAGTCCGTGCGCAGGTGGTCAAGAACAACCAGTCCCGCCACATTCAGCCGGGCATCCGGGCCAACGTGGAACCGGGTTCAATCCTCTACTCCGACATAGGGTCGTGGTACCGGGGACTGGAGGCCGAGTACGTCCTGCAACAGGTCAACCACGCGATCGAGTACGTGAACGGGGAGATCCACACGAACTCCCTTGAGAACTTCTGGAGTCTGCTCAAGCGGTCCCTGCGCGGCACCTACGTGGCGGTCGCCCCGTGGCAGTTGAACCGCTATCTGGATGAGTTCTGCCGCCGGTTCAACCTTCGGAAGTTGACCGATGCCCAGCGGTTTCACGCGGTCATGCGTTACGTGGTCGGGCGGCGGCTGACTTACGCGACCTTGACCGGAAAGACGTGCTAA
- the recA gene encoding recombinase RecA, translating to MAKGNVIMEDKGRRQALDRALGQIEKTFGKGSIMRLDDDPSKVVPGISTGSISLDLALGGRGIPRGRVVEIFGPESSGKTTLALTVAAQAQKAGGVAAFIDAEHALDPTWAKRLGINLEEMLVSQPDTGEQALEICELLVRSNAVEVIVVDSVAALIPRAEIEGEMGDSHVGLQARLMSQALRKLTGAISKSNTVVIFINQIREKIGVMFGSPETTPGGRALKFYSSVRIDIRRTASIKEGEIAVGNRVRARIVKNKIAPPFRDAEFDIMFDEGISAAGDLLDLAVNEGVCQKSGSWFSYGDVRLGQGRESARKLLRENEELFNEIKAKVLERRGVGKAVVAGVAETDEVGDLDDETEEE from the coding sequence ATGGCCAAGGGAAACGTCATCATGGAAGACAAGGGCAGGCGTCAGGCCCTCGATCGGGCTCTCGGGCAGATCGAGAAGACGTTCGGCAAGGGCTCGATCATGCGGCTGGATGATGACCCTTCCAAGGTCGTCCCCGGCATCTCCACCGGCTCGATCTCGCTGGACCTGGCCCTGGGCGGCCGGGGCATTCCCCGCGGGCGCGTGGTGGAAATCTTCGGGCCGGAATCGTCGGGCAAGACCACGCTGGCCCTGACCGTCGCCGCCCAGGCCCAGAAGGCGGGCGGGGTGGCGGCGTTCATCGACGCCGAGCACGCGCTCGACCCCACCTGGGCCAAGCGGCTGGGCATCAACCTGGAGGAAATGCTCGTCTCCCAGCCGGATACGGGCGAGCAGGCGCTGGAAATCTGCGAACTGCTGGTGCGCTCCAACGCGGTGGAGGTGATCGTGGTGGACTCGGTCGCCGCCCTGATCCCGCGGGCGGAGATCGAGGGCGAAATGGGCGACTCGCACGTGGGCCTGCAGGCGCGGCTGATGAGCCAGGCGCTGCGCAAACTGACGGGCGCGATCAGCAAGAGCAACACGGTGGTCATCTTCATCAACCAGATCCGCGAGAAGATCGGCGTGATGTTCGGCTCACCGGAGACCACGCCGGGCGGGCGGGCGCTGAAGTTCTACTCGTCGGTGCGCATCGACATCCGCCGCACGGCTTCGATCAAGGAAGGCGAGATCGCGGTGGGCAACCGGGTGCGCGCCCGCATCGTGAAGAACAAGATCGCGCCGCCCTTCCGGGATGCCGAGTTCGACATCATGTTCGATGAGGGCATCTCCGCCGCGGGCGACCTGCTGGATCTGGCGGTGAACGAGGGCGTGTGCCAGAAGTCCGGCTCGTGGTTCAGCTACGGCGACGTGCGGCTGGGCCAGGGCCGGGAAAGCGCCCGCAAACTGCTGCGTGAGAACGAGGAGCTCTTCAACGAGATCAAGGCCAAGGTGCTGGAGCGCCGGGGCGTGGGCAAGGCGGTGGTGGCCGGCGTGGCCGAGACGGACGAAGTGGGCGACTTGGACGACGAGACGGAGGAAGAGTGA
- a CDS encoding site-specific DNA-methyltransferase, whose product MALPEVPCGQPHRIDTPLHLGSNANQRPRAGGNRVHPGANGTTKNRRAQQVEVLTGDCRTVLRGLDSGRVQCCVTSPPYWGLRDYAHPDQIGAEPSPTKYVSNLVEVFREVRRVLRSDGVLWLNVGDGYARNGGTGNCGPNAIVGNTRKLIQKRNCKVPDCWGLKDKDLMGLPWRVAFALQEDGWYLRSRVTWVKKTAMPESVRDRPTNATEDIFLFTKSPRYYYDHMAVRAESGANLRNAWVLGPDPANNGHPAAFPRELARRCILLGSRESDLVLDPFGGSGTTGVAACETGRRAILIEINPDYSAISQERVRHGSKARVQATNPQFLPQ is encoded by the coding sequence ATGGCGCTTCCAGAAGTACCTTGTGGACAACCCCACCGGATTGACACACCACTACATCTTGGGTCAAATGCGAATCAACGCCCTAGGGCTGGAGGAAACCGCGTGCATCCTGGTGCGAATGGTACGACCAAGAATCGCAGGGCTCAGCAGGTTGAAGTCCTGACCGGCGACTGTCGAACTGTGCTTCGCGGCCTCGATTCGGGTCGTGTGCAATGCTGCGTGACATCGCCACCCTATTGGGGACTGCGCGATTACGCACATCCCGATCAGATCGGAGCCGAGCCGTCGCCTACGAAGTACGTTTCGAACCTCGTGGAGGTATTCCGCGAGGTGAGGCGGGTGCTCAGGTCCGATGGCGTGCTCTGGCTCAACGTCGGCGACGGCTACGCGCGCAACGGCGGCACTGGAAACTGCGGGCCCAACGCGATTGTGGGCAACACGAGAAAACTCATTCAGAAGCGCAACTGCAAGGTGCCCGACTGCTGGGGGTTGAAGGACAAGGATCTCATGGGCCTGCCATGGCGCGTCGCCTTCGCACTTCAGGAGGATGGCTGGTACCTCCGATCGCGAGTGACGTGGGTGAAGAAAACGGCGATGCCGGAAAGCGTCCGGGATCGGCCCACCAACGCCACCGAGGACATCTTTCTGTTCACGAAGTCCCCTCGGTATTACTACGACCACATGGCCGTCCGCGCTGAGAGCGGGGCGAATCTCCGAAACGCCTGGGTTCTCGGCCCGGACCCGGCCAACAACGGGCATCCCGCGGCATTCCCCAGGGAACTGGCGCGACGCTGCATCCTCCTCGGCAGCCGCGAGAGCGATCTCGTGCTTGATCCATTCGGCGGTTCAGGCACGACCGGGGTGGCCGCCTGTGAAACCGGGCGACGGGCAATTCTCATCGAGATCAATCCCGACTACTCGGCCATCAGTCAGGAGCGAGTTCGACATGGATCGAAAGCCCGGGTCCAAGCAACGAATCCTCAATTTCTTCCTCAGTAA
- the fliQ gene encoding flagellar biosynthesis protein FliQ yields the protein MEANQLDVVQQALMEALIISAPILLAGLVVGLLVSLFQAVTQIQEQTLSFVPKIAAMIIVAVVLLGWIASRLLDFSIEMFSA from the coding sequence ATGGAAGCGAATCAACTGGACGTGGTGCAGCAGGCATTGATGGAGGCGCTGATCATCTCGGCGCCCATTCTGCTGGCGGGGCTGGTCGTCGGACTGCTGGTGTCGCTCTTTCAGGCGGTGACGCAGATCCAGGAGCAGACGCTGTCATTCGTGCCCAAGATCGCGGCGATGATCATCGTGGCCGTGGTGCTGCTGGGGTGGATCGCGTCGCGGCTGCTTGACTTCTCAATTGAGATGTTCAGCGCGTAA
- the fliN gene encoding flagellar motor switch protein FliN gives MELPPLGGGGLASTQAAIGLLGDVHLKVKVELGRTRMFVEDVLRLNSGSVLELDKPAGDPVDIYVNDRHIARGEVLVVNDNFCVRVSEIIRAEHPAE, from the coding sequence ATGGAGTTGCCTCCGCTCGGTGGAGGCGGCCTGGCATCGACGCAGGCGGCCATCGGTCTGCTGGGCGACGTTCATCTCAAGGTCAAGGTCGAACTCGGCCGCACCCGCATGTTCGTGGAGGACGTGCTTCGCCTCAACAGCGGCTCGGTGCTGGAGCTCGACAAGCCCGCCGGCGACCCGGTGGACATCTACGTCAACGATCGGCACATCGCGCGTGGCGAGGTGCTGGTGGTCAACGACAACTTCTGCGTGCGGGTGAGCGAGATCATCCGCGCCGAACACCCCGCCGAGTGA